GTATAAGGGTAAGTTCTGTAACAGGATTCAACCAGATATGCTCGGTAAAGGAGAAGTCTATTATGAAGTCAGGGTGGATACAGAAAAAATAAATTTTTTTACAAAAATTCTGGAAGCCCATGAACGTCTGGCTTTTGTGGTTCAGGTAGACCCGGCCCGGGGTACCCTGGGCATGCTCAGCACTAAAAGCCAGGAGCATGAATTAATGCAGGTACTGCAGAGCCTGCCTCTAAAAATAGAAATACTTTAATCTGAAAAACATTTCTGCTCTTTGCAGAAATGTTTTTTTATCACGAAACATATTGGAGTTTGGTGAATATATTGTAGTAATTGGGACGAAATCAAATGTGGGGGGGTTACAATTGGAAGACCAACTGAGTAACTTATTGGCACAGGCGCAAAAGTTACAGGCTGAGATAACCAGACTCCAGGAGGAAATGAAAACCAAAACAGTGGAAGTTTCTGTAGATGGAGGGACAGTGCGGGTTATTGCTACC
The Thermincola ferriacetica DNA segment above includes these coding regions:
- a CDS encoding DUF4911 domain-containing protein; the encoded protein is MGRRYKGKFCNRIQPDMLGKGEVYYEVRVDTEKINFFTKILEAHERLAFVVQVDPARGTLGMLSTKSQEHELMQVLQSLPLKIEIL